One Stigmatella aurantiaca genomic region harbors:
- a CDS encoding ABC transporter ATP-binding protein: MSGIQVRELAKRFGTRPAVEGLTFEVQPGEVFGLLGPNGAGKTTTVRMLTGLLQPSSGEATVGGHSVRTEGEALRRAVGLLTEQPGLYDRLTARENLRFFIKLHELDEAAVWPRIQSYLERFGLAGREDEACGGFSKGMRQKLAIVRTLVHGPRVIFLDEPTSGLDPESARAVRDAVAELASEGRTIVLCSHNLAEVERLCSRVAVIQGRLLALAPLKELRRAGQSLEIRVEGEGERFRAVLEALPFQPTVLSEGGKLRVLLTEDAQAPDVLSCLVSAGARVHSAVPAHRPLEEVYLELIRQGRV; encoded by the coding sequence TTGAGCGGCATTCAGGTTCGGGAGCTGGCCAAGCGGTTCGGAACGCGCCCGGCGGTGGAGGGGCTCACATTCGAGGTCCAGCCCGGCGAGGTGTTCGGGCTGCTGGGGCCCAACGGGGCCGGGAAGACCACCACGGTGCGCATGCTCACCGGGCTGCTCCAGCCCTCCTCGGGGGAGGCCACCGTGGGGGGCCACTCCGTGCGGACCGAAGGCGAGGCGCTGCGCCGCGCGGTGGGCCTGCTCACGGAGCAGCCCGGGCTGTATGACCGGCTGACGGCCCGGGAGAACCTGCGCTTCTTCATCAAGCTGCACGAGCTGGACGAGGCGGCCGTGTGGCCGCGCATCCAGTCCTACCTGGAGCGCTTCGGGCTCGCGGGGCGGGAGGATGAGGCCTGCGGCGGGTTCTCCAAGGGCATGCGTCAGAAGCTGGCCATCGTGCGCACGCTCGTGCACGGCCCCCGGGTCATCTTCCTGGACGAGCCCACCTCCGGGTTGGATCCGGAGTCAGCGCGCGCGGTGCGCGACGCGGTGGCGGAGCTGGCCTCGGAGGGGCGCACCATCGTGCTCTGCTCGCACAACCTGGCCGAGGTGGAGCGGCTGTGCTCGCGCGTGGCCGTCATTCAGGGCCGGCTGCTGGCGCTGGCCCCGCTCAAGGAGCTGCGGCGCGCGGGCCAGTCCTTGGAGATACGGGTGGAGGGGGAGGGGGAGCGCTTCCGGGCGGTGCTGGAGGCGCTGCCCTTTCAGCCCACGGTGCTGAGCGAGGGCGGCAAGCTGCGGGTGCTGCTCACCGAGGATGCCCAGGCCCCGGATGTGCTCTCCTGCCTGGTGAGTGCAGGGGCGCGGGTGCACAGCGCGGTGCCCGCGCACCGGCCGCTCGAAGAGGTGTACCTGGAGCTCATCCGGCAGGGGAGGGTGTGA
- a CDS encoding ABC transporter permease subunit codes for MAFRPKRALAIFWKDFLDLRKNVGLLLSMGVLPLVFILVPIGVVWAYAARPDDPNLRVIAQYYNRELPLGANAALFLIERTLTDWFGMFLVMPVFVPILISSQSVAGEKERRTLEPLLSSPVTAAELVAGKSLASLVPAVGISWLAFFLFCVGVDVVAWPLVHAPLMPNALWTFGIFVLAPLFAFFGNGVAVLLSARVSEARTAQQLSALVVLPLVGLVGGQVAGWLHAGVGYYALQGAVVLLLDVALLVASIRLLDRERLISRWG; via the coding sequence ATGGCGTTCCGGCCGAAGCGTGCCCTGGCCATCTTCTGGAAGGACTTCCTGGACCTGCGCAAGAACGTGGGCCTGCTGCTGTCCATGGGGGTGCTGCCCCTGGTGTTCATCCTGGTCCCCATCGGCGTGGTGTGGGCGTACGCGGCGCGGCCGGATGACCCCAACCTCCGGGTCATCGCCCAGTACTACAACCGGGAGCTGCCCCTGGGCGCCAACGCGGCGCTGTTCCTCATCGAGCGGACGCTCACCGACTGGTTCGGCATGTTCCTGGTCATGCCCGTCTTCGTCCCCATCCTCATCTCCTCGCAGAGCGTGGCGGGGGAGAAGGAGCGGCGCACGCTGGAGCCCCTGCTCTCCTCGCCGGTGACGGCCGCCGAGCTGGTGGCGGGCAAGAGCCTCGCCTCGCTGGTGCCCGCGGTGGGCATCTCGTGGCTCGCCTTCTTCCTGTTCTGCGTGGGGGTGGACGTGGTGGCGTGGCCGCTGGTGCACGCGCCGCTGATGCCCAATGCGCTGTGGACCTTCGGCATCTTCGTCCTCGCGCCCCTGTTCGCCTTCTTTGGCAACGGGGTGGCGGTGCTGCTCTCGGCGCGCGTGTCCGAGGCGCGCACCGCGCAGCAGCTCTCGGCCCTGGTGGTGCTGCCGCTGGTGGGGCTGGTGGGGGGCCAGGTGGCGGGGTGGCTCCACGCGGGGGTGGGCTACTACGCCTTGCAGGGCGCCGTGGTGCTCCTGCTGGATGTGGCGCTGCTGGTGGCCAGCATCCGGCTGTTGGATCGCGAGCGGCTCATCAGCCGGTGGGGGTAA